The following are encoded in a window of Blattabacterium cuenoti genomic DNA:
- the infC gene encoding translation initiation factor IF-3 yields the protein MYRPLPQKKERHRINAHIYSDQVRLVGNIVENGIYSIQEALQFARDKELDLVEINPKVDPPVCKILDYKKFLYEQKKKKKQFKAKQIKVNTKEIRFGPQIGDHDGRVKIKSAEKFLMRGDKVKVFVFFKGRSIVYKDQGKIKLLKFAEEIEEYGRVEKMPVMEGKRMYMILAPKKF from the coding sequence ATATATCGTCCGTTACCACAAAAAAAAGAGAGACATCGCATTAATGCCCATATTTATTCTGATCAGGTTCGCTTAGTTGGTAATATAGTAGAAAACGGAATTTATTCTATTCAGGAAGCTCTTCAATTTGCTAGAGATAAGGAATTAGATTTAGTAGAAATTAATCCTAAAGTGGATCCTCCAGTATGCAAAATACTGGATTATAAAAAATTTCTTTATGAACAGAAGAAAAAAAAGAAGCAATTTAAAGCAAAACAAATTAAAGTAAATACTAAAGAAATTCGATTTGGTCCACAAATAGGGGATCATGATGGAAGAGTAAAAATAAAGAGTGCGGAAAAATTTTTAATGCGTGGGGATAAAGTAAAAGTTTTTGTTTTTTTTAAAGGTCGTTCCATAGTGTATAAAGATCAAGGAAAAATAAAATTGTTAAAATTTGCAGAAGAAATTGAAGAATATGGAAGAGTGGAAAAAATGCCTGTTATGGAAGGAAAAAGAATGTATATGATCTTAGCTCCAAAGAAGTTTTAG
- the rpmI gene encoding 50S ribosomal protein L35: MPKLKTKSGSKKRFKKTANGSIKRKQAFKNHLLTKKSKKRKRHLSNFSLLKSSDKKNIKKQF, encoded by the coding sequence ATGCCTAAATTGAAAACAAAATCAGGATCAAAAAAAAGATTTAAAAAAACAGCTAATGGCAGTATAAAAAGAAAACAAGCATTTAAAAATCATCTTTTAACTAAAAAATCGAAAAAAAGAAAACGTCATCTTTCTAATTTTTCTTTATTGAAAAGTTCAGATAAAAAGAATATAAAAAAACAATTCTAA